One genomic segment of Erysipelotrichaceae bacterium 66202529 includes these proteins:
- a CDS encoding MarR family transcriptional regulator, which produces MDEMDIVRKVTHLFYMFRRDSLLKKEDHPKMKHRDIMVLDAIMKLNDGNLVKMSDLSDYFQVTPAAISQIIKQFEKKGWVERILLDTDRRSVYIQVSEEARQMMKNCEAFMTQRLVEFIEELGEEDANALVRILEKALAHSHKRKEKLEEGEQK; this is translated from the coding sequence ATGGATGAGATGGATATCGTCCGGAAGGTTACACATCTGTTCTACATGTTTCGTAGAGACAGTCTGCTGAAAAAAGAGGATCATCCAAAAATGAAGCACCGGGATATTATGGTGCTGGATGCCATTATGAAGCTCAATGACGGCAATCTGGTGAAAATGAGTGATCTCAGTGATTATTTTCAGGTGACGCCTGCTGCTATTTCGCAAATTATCAAACAGTTTGAGAAAAAAGGGTGGGTGGAACGGATTCTTTTGGATACGGATCGCAGAAGCGTCTATATTCAGGTAAGCGAGGAAGCCCGGCAGATGATGAAGAACTGTGAAGCCTTTATGACACAGCGTCTTGTTGAATTCATTGAGGAACTCGGTGAGGAGGATGCCAACGCACTTGTCCGTATTTTGGAAAAGGCACTGGCACATTCCCACAAACGCAAAGAAAAGCTTGAGGAAGGAGAACAGAAATGA
- a CDS encoding ATP-binding cassette domain-containing protein yields MTKLGKYLKPFFLSVLAIVALLFTQAMCELAMPDYMSSIVDVGIVSGGVEDGVPNVIRESEVKKLVLFMDEKEQKVFTDNYTRITSAQATADQKEAYPILKKETVYELKDVDSATRDNIKEALRKAETTVMGLEQSMAEAKSGKTASSKQLSDEQKEMMKLLSSLPKGMDIFTVLETMPSEKLQDMKQQMNKVTDAMGSDTADTANAAYVRSEYKAIGVDVDAIQYSYLIQHGLMMLAVALGSAAAAVAVGFLASRVAAGVSRNLRKDVFNKVEHFSSAEFNKFSTNTLITRTTNDVQQIQMALVMIMRIVIYAPIIGIGAVIKVVNANVSMTWIIALVVVLILSVMMVAFAFVMPKFKKLQKLMDKLNSVVREIIDGMPVIRAFNNQKCESEKFENANGDILKTNLFTSRAMACLMPTVMLIMNCASILIVWVGSHQIDSGALQVGDMMAFIQYSMQIIMAFMMITMISIMLPRASAAAIRVMEVLHTDTSINDPQQALEFDGTKRGYIEFKNVSFRYPGAEEDVLHNISFTAKPGETTAFIGSTGSGKSTIINLVPRFFDVTEGEIIVDGVDIRKVSQHTLREKIGYVPQKGSLFTGTIATNLLYAKEDATQAEMEEAASIAQAIDFIDEKPERFETPIAQGGTNVSGGQRQRLSIARALIKKPEIYIFDDTFSALDFKTDARLRKALNELCQETRSTVLLVAQRISSIMHAERIVVLDKGQVAGIGTHEELMKTCDVYKEIAYSQLSKEELENE; encoded by the coding sequence ATGACGAAATTAGGTAAATATCTGAAGCCGTTTTTCCTATCGGTTCTGGCGATTGTTGCATTGCTGTTTACACAGGCGATGTGTGAGCTGGCCATGCCGGACTATATGTCCAGTATTGTGGATGTCGGTATCGTCTCCGGTGGTGTGGAAGATGGTGTCCCGAATGTAATTCGTGAAAGCGAAGTGAAAAAGCTGGTTCTGTTCATGGATGAAAAGGAACAAAAGGTTTTTACAGATAATTATACAAGAATCACAAGTGCGCAGGCAACTGCGGATCAGAAGGAAGCATATCCGATTCTGAAAAAAGAAACTGTCTATGAGTTAAAGGATGTAGACAGTGCTACAAGAGACAATATCAAGGAAGCGCTGCGCAAGGCGGAAACAACTGTCATGGGTCTGGAGCAGAGCATGGCAGAGGCTAAAAGCGGAAAAACAGCCTCCAGTAAGCAGCTGTCAGATGAGCAAAAGGAAATGATGAAGCTGCTGAGCAGTCTGCCGAAGGGAATGGATATTTTTACCGTATTGGAAACCATGCCTTCTGAAAAGCTTCAGGATATGAAGCAGCAGATGAACAAGGTGACAGATGCTATGGGCAGTGATACAGCGGATACAGCGAATGCCGCCTATGTTCGTAGTGAATATAAGGCGATCGGTGTCGATGTGGATGCCATACAGTATAGCTATCTAATTCAGCACGGTCTTATGATGCTTGCGGTCGCACTGGGCTCTGCAGCAGCAGCCGTAGCGGTCGGCTTCCTGGCAAGCCGTGTTGCGGCAGGTGTATCCAGAAACCTGCGTAAGGATGTATTCAACAAGGTTGAACATTTCTCCAGTGCGGAGTTTAATAAATTTTCTACGAATACGCTGATTACCCGTACGACCAATGATGTCCAGCAGATTCAGATGGCTCTGGTTATGATCATGCGTATCGTTATCTATGCGCCGATTATCGGTATCGGAGCTGTAATCAAGGTGGTAAATGCCAATGTGTCCATGACATGGATCATCGCTTTAGTCGTTGTCCTGATTCTGAGTGTGATGATGGTGGCCTTTGCCTTCGTCATGCCGAAGTTCAAAAAGCTGCAGAAGCTGATGGACAAGCTGAATTCTGTCGTACGTGAAATTATTGACGGTATGCCGGTTATCCGCGCCTTCAACAATCAGAAATGTGAAAGTGAAAAGTTTGAAAATGCAAATGGCGATATTTTGAAAACGAACCTGTTTACGTCACGTGCTATGGCATGTCTGATGCCGACCGTTATGCTGATTATGAACTGTGCGTCAATTCTGATCGTATGGGTTGGTTCCCATCAGATTGATTCCGGTGCATTGCAGGTCGGCGATATGATGGCGTTTATCCAGTATTCCATGCAGATCATCATGGCATTTATGATGATTACGATGATTTCCATCATGCTGCCAAGAGCAAGCGCTGCAGCTATCCGTGTTATGGAAGTGCTGCATACGGATACCAGTATCAATGATCCGCAGCAGGCATTGGAATTTGACGGGACAAAACGCGGATATATCGAATTTAAAAATGTCAGCTTCCGCTATCCGGGTGCTGAGGAGGATGTTCTTCACAATATCAGCTTTACTGCAAAGCCGGGAGAAACCACTGCCTTTATCGGAAGTACCGGCAGCGGAAAGTCTACGATTATCAATCTGGTCCCAAGGTTCTTCGATGTAACCGAGGGGGAGATCATCGTGGATGGTGTAGATATCCGTAAGGTATCCCAGCACACACTGCGTGAAAAAATCGGTTACGTACCGCAGAAGGGGTCTTTGTTTACCGGAACGATTGCGACCAATCTGCTGTATGCGAAGGAGGATGCGACACAGGCGGAAATGGAAGAGGCTGCATCCATTGCACAGGCTATTGATTTTATCGATGAAAAGCCTGAGCGCTTTGAAACACCGATCGCCCAGGGCGGTACCAATGTGTCCGGCGGTCAGCGGCAGCGTTTATCCATTGCCAGAGCTCTGATTAAAAAACCGGAAATCTATATCTTTGATGATACCTTCTCAGCACTGGACTTCAAGACGGATGCCAGATTGAGAAAGGCACTGAATGAGCTGTGTCAGGAAACCAGAAGCACGGTACTGCTGGTGGCTCAGCGTATATCCAGTATCATGCATGCAGAACGCATTGTCGTGCTGGATAAGGGACAGGTTGCCGGCATCGGTACCCATGAGGAACTGATGAAGACATGCGATGTCTACAAGGAAATCGCATACAGCCAATTATCAAAGGAGGAACTGGAAAATGAGTAA
- a CDS encoding ATP-binding cassette domain-containing protein — MSKESRSSHAPKRGPMGRRGPGAPTEKAKNFKGTMKQLIAYMRPYYLNIIVSMLFAVLSVIFMVVGPKILGKATTELVSGFTAKIAGSGTINFDRIAEILLFLVAIYVVSTLCNFIQNWMMAGVAQKVSFNLRKTMAAKIDVLPFSYFDKQSHGEVLSRFSNDIDTVQQTLSQSLAQMITSIVQIIGFLVMMLSISWQMTLMALVVIPLSLFLVTTVVKHSQKYFAKQQRSLGNVNGHIEEMYSGHIVMKAFNGEEKSIAQFGQYNDELYESAWKSQFLSGLMQPIAMFVGNIGYVGVCILGGYLAMNGIIEIGDIQSFIMYVRNFNNPISQVAQTMNVLQSTAAAAERVFEFLAEEEEIKETATPVEVFDAEGKTNIKGQVTFENVHFGYTPDKIIINDFSMYIKPGKKIAIVGPTGAGKTTIVKLLMRFYELNSGSIYIDGIKTTDMRRSDLRALFGMVLQDAWLFNGTVMENLRYGRLHATDEEVIAAADAAYVDHFIRTLDHGYDTMINEESSNISQGQKQLLTIARAFLADPKVLILDEATSSVDTRTEVLIQKGMERLMENRTSFVIAHRLSTIRDADLILVMKDGDIVEAGNHEDLMKADGFYTQLYNSQFEEV, encoded by the coding sequence ATGAGTAAGGAAAGCCGTTCTTCACATGCACCGAAAAGAGGGCCGATGGGGCGCAGAGGCCCGGGAGCTCCCACAGAAAAAGCGAAAAATTTTAAGGGAACCATGAAGCAGCTGATTGCTTATATGCGTCCGTATTATCTAAATATTATTGTATCCATGCTGTTTGCTGTTCTATCTGTGATTTTTATGGTCGTCGGGCCAAAAATTCTTGGAAAGGCAACGACCGAGCTAGTAAGCGGATTTACTGCAAAAATTGCAGGCTCTGGAACGATCAATTTTGACCGTATTGCGGAAATACTGCTGTTTCTGGTTGCTATCTATGTGGTATCCACCTTATGCAACTTCATTCAGAACTGGATGATGGCAGGCGTCGCACAGAAGGTATCCTTCAATCTGCGTAAAACCATGGCCGCAAAAATCGATGTATTGCCATTCTCCTATTTTGATAAGCAGTCTCATGGAGAGGTGCTGTCACGCTTCTCAAATGATATCGATACGGTACAGCAGACACTGAGCCAGTCACTGGCACAGATGATCACCTCGATCGTCCAAATCATCGGCTTCCTTGTTATGATGCTGTCCATCAGCTGGCAGATGACCCTGATGGCGCTGGTTGTTATTCCATTGTCTTTATTCCTGGTGACAACGGTTGTTAAGCATTCCCAGAAATATTTTGCGAAGCAGCAGCGCTCCTTGGGAAATGTCAATGGACATATTGAAGAAATGTACAGTGGTCATATCGTCATGAAAGCCTTCAACGGGGAAGAAAAAAGTATCGCCCAGTTTGGGCAATATAATGATGAGCTGTACGAATCCGCATGGAAATCTCAGTTTCTGAGCGGTCTGATGCAGCCGATTGCGATGTTCGTTGGAAATATCGGATATGTCGGTGTCTGTATCCTTGGTGGATATCTGGCAATGAATGGAATCATTGAAATTGGAGATATTCAATCCTTTATTATGTATGTCCGTAACTTCAACAACCCGATTTCCCAGGTTGCACAGACCATGAATGTTTTGCAGTCCACTGCAGCAGCAGCGGAGCGTGTCTTTGAATTTCTTGCTGAGGAGGAAGAAATCAAGGAAACAGCAACGCCTGTTGAGGTCTTCGATGCAGAGGGCAAAACGAATATCAAGGGACAGGTTACCTTTGAAAACGTACATTTCGGCTATACACCGGATAAAATCATCATCAATGATTTCTCCATGTATATCAAGCCGGGTAAGAAAATTGCCATTGTCGGGCCTACCGGTGCCGGTAAAACGACAATCGTTAAGCTGCTCATGCGGTTCTATGAGCTGAACAGTGGCAGCATTTATATTGACGGTATCAAGACAACCGATATGCGAAGAAGTGATTTGCGTGCCTTATTCGGTATGGTATTGCAGGATGCCTGGCTGTTCAACGGTACTGTTATGGAAAATCTGCGCTACGGCCGTTTACATGCCACCGATGAGGAGGTCATCGCGGCTGCAGATGCTGCGTATGTCGATCACTTCATCCGTACACTGGATCATGGCTATGATACGATGATCAATGAGGAGTCCAGCAATATCTCACAGGGACAGAAGCAGCTGCTGACAATAGCACGTGCCTTCCTTGCCGACCCTAAGGTGCTGATTCTGGATGAGGCAACATCCTCTGTTGATACCCGTACTGAGGTACTGATTCAGAAGGGTATGGAGAGACTGATGGAAAACCGTACCAGCTTTGTTATCGCACACCGTCTGTCTACGATTCGTGATGCAGATCTGATTCTGGTCATGAAGGATGGAGACATTGTCGAGGCCGGTAACCATGAAGATTTAATGAAAGCGGACGGCTTCTATACACAGCTTTACAATTCTCAGTTTGAGGAGGTTTAA
- a CDS encoding DUF3783 domain-containing protein, giving the protein MKKIIIYFGDQTDKQAVVEQVLDQLNADYRVLQDHELGQRVGTLLGLDGFTKTPATTNTHHSIDLMLFEEAADEDILQLNTLLQAAGTEMKRKAMLTEHNRHWRFHDLLTEIEREHTYFQMVDAIRTLLVQSSELIIEDYTPASWSAYEKAFYQAYDCINKECSLEEISTAYHALSDAKKQLQRNE; this is encoded by the coding sequence ATGAAAAAAATTATCATTTATTTTGGTGATCAGACAGATAAGCAGGCGGTTGTGGAACAGGTGCTTGATCAGCTTAATGCCGATTACCGCGTACTTCAGGATCATGAGCTGGGACAGCGGGTAGGTACACTGCTCGGCCTTGACGGGTTCACAAAAACTCCTGCCACCACCAACACACATCACAGCATTGACCTCATGCTGTTTGAAGAAGCAGCGGATGAGGATATTCTGCAGCTGAATACGCTGCTGCAGGCGGCTGGAACGGAAATGAAGCGCAAGGCGATGCTGACCGAACATAACAGGCACTGGAGATTCCATGACCTGTTAACGGAAATTGAACGGGAGCACACTTATTTTCAAATGGTTGATGCCATCCGCACGCTGCTCGTACAAAGTAGTGAGCTCATCATCGAAGATTACACACCAGCCTCATGGAGCGCCTATGAAAAGGCTTTTTATCAGGCATATGACTGTATAAACAAGGAGTGCAGTCTGGAAGAGATAAGTACAGCTTATCATGCATTGTCCGATGCTAAAAAACAGTTACAGCGAAACGAATAA
- a CDS encoding ATP-binding cassette domain-containing protein, protein MIEIKHVTKIYGGTHKAVDDISLTIPTGEIIGFIGPNGAGKTTTIKMITGVLNPDEGEILINGKNIVREPLEAKKEFGIVPDNADIFLRLKGLEYLNFMGDIYEVESNVRRQRIQELAETFEMKDALNDRMLSYSHGMRQKIVIMGVLLSDPNVWILDEPMTGLDPQSSFSLKEMMKEHARKGNTVFFSTHVLEVAERLCDKVAIIDKGRIVFFGTLEELKQLHPQCDSLEALFMEVIAHA, encoded by the coding sequence ATGATTGAAATTAAGCATGTAACAAAAATATACGGGGGTACCCACAAGGCTGTGGATGATATTTCCCTAACGATACCAACCGGTGAAATCATCGGCTTTATCGGCCCCAATGGAGCCGGTAAAACAACAACGATCAAAATGATTACCGGTGTACTCAATCCAGATGAAGGAGAAATTCTGATCAATGGAAAAAATATTGTCAGGGAGCCGCTGGAAGCAAAAAAGGAATTCGGTATCGTGCCGGACAATGCCGATATCTTCCTTCGTTTAAAGGGGCTTGAGTACTTGAATTTCATGGGGGATATTTATGAGGTTGAAAGCAATGTGCGCAGACAGCGCATTCAGGAACTTGCGGAAACCTTTGAAATGAAGGATGCCCTAAATGACCGTATGCTATCCTATTCTCATGGAATGCGTCAGAAAATCGTCATTATGGGAGTGCTGCTTTCCGATCCGAATGTATGGATTCTGGATGAGCCGATGACCGGGCTTGATCCACAATCATCCTTTTCCCTAAAGGAAATGATGAAAGAGCATGCACGTAAGGGAAATACTGTATTCTTCTCCACCCATGTACTGGAGGTGGCAGAGCGTTTATGCGACAAGGTCGCGATCATTGATAAGGGACGCATCGTGTTCTTTGGCACACTGGAGGAGCTGAAGCAGCTGCATCCGCAGTGCGATTCTCTGGAAGCACTCTTTATGGAGGTTATCGCCCATGCATAA
- a CDS encoding DUF1648 domain-containing protein: protein MKKQTIAVSVIILITLILCIAALPVLPAQIPIHWDASGRIDNWCDKAFLLLFPVLQAAIALGMKQVQRIDPHRDNYKRFASTCHVFVMVLILLVFGLCLLTVISAWNPNALNVPMAITLGVGLLFAVMGNLMPKLRQNYFIGIKTPWALEDEENWRKTHRMAGRLWFGAGIVMMLFSLLPKELLMLAVLCIAVTIAGLPYVYSYSLFRNKRTKGEKND from the coding sequence ATGAAAAAACAGACAATCGCTGTAAGCGTCATTATCCTGATAACGCTTATACTGTGTATCGCGGCACTGCCCGTTCTGCCTGCACAGATTCCGATTCACTGGGATGCCTCGGGAAGAATCGACAACTGGTGTGATAAAGCATTTCTGCTTCTGTTCCCTGTCCTTCAAGCGGCAATAGCGCTCGGCATGAAGCAGGTGCAGCGCATCGATCCTCACCGTGACAACTACAAGCGCTTTGCATCCACCTGTCATGTATTTGTTATGGTGCTCATCCTGCTCGTATTCGGTTTGTGTCTGCTTACTGTCATATCCGCATGGAATCCAAATGCCTTGAATGTCCCGATGGCGATTACGCTGGGTGTTGGACTGCTGTTTGCTGTTATGGGAAATCTGATGCCAAAGCTTCGTCAAAATTACTTTATCGGCATCAAAACCCCCTGGGCGCTGGAGGATGAGGAAAACTGGCGAAAAACGCACCGCATGGCAGGCCGTTTGTGGTTTGGTGCCGGCATTGTCATGATGCTGTTCAGCCTGCTTCCAAAGGAGCTGCTGATGCTAGCTGTATTGTGCATAGCCGTTACGATTGCAGGCTTGCCCTATGTGTATTCATATTCGCTGTTTCGCAACAAGCGGACGAAAGGAGAAAAAAATGATTGA
- a CDS encoding autorepressor SdpR family transcription factor, translated as MGFQETFKALSDPTRREIINLLKDGKLRAGDIVAHFPSTNATISHHLSILKKADLITDEKKGKYIYYELNTSVIDEIIGWITSLKGEDV; from the coding sequence ATGGGATTTCAGGAAACCTTTAAGGCGCTGTCCGATCCAACGCGCAGAGAAATTATAAATCTGTTAAAGGATGGCAAGCTTCGCGCCGGAGATATCGTAGCGCATTTTCCAAGCACGAATGCCACAATTTCCCATCATCTCTCCATTTTGAAAAAGGCAGATCTGATTACGGATGAAAAGAAGGGAAAATACATTTATTATGAGCTGAATACCAGTGTGATTGATGAAATCATCGGCTGGATCACGTCCCTGAAAGGAGAAGATGTATGA
- the srtB gene encoding class B sortase — MKKPMSKTKKIIYDILFLIALVVFLFSAYKLVSIYYLNYQEGKEKDAVQQIAKVPKNPEKEAFTIDWKALKEKNPEVVGWILIPDTDISYPIVQGSDNSYYLNHTFEKKENYAGAIFMDANANNSFQDRNTIIYGHNVKHGTMFAELENFKEQEFFEKHPYLYIFTEQQNYRCEIFSMYSTTATSDSYRIQYADDADFTAYVDMVKGLSDFKRDIMVKGSDRIVSLSTCSYERNGQPSELRYLLHARLVKWNGTYKK; from the coding sequence ATGAAGAAGCCCATGTCAAAGACAAAAAAAATCATATATGATATTCTATTCCTGATCGCTCTTGTCGTATTTCTGTTTTCCGCGTATAAGCTGGTCAGTATTTATTACCTGAACTATCAGGAGGGAAAGGAAAAGGATGCAGTGCAACAGATTGCGAAGGTACCGAAAAATCCGGAAAAGGAAGCATTCACAATCGACTGGAAGGCGCTAAAGGAGAAAAATCCGGAGGTTGTCGGATGGATTTTAATACCGGATACGGATATTTCCTATCCGATCGTACAGGGAAGTGATAATTCCTATTATCTGAACCATACCTTTGAGAAGAAGGAAAATTATGCAGGGGCTATTTTTATGGATGCCAATGCGAACAATTCCTTTCAAGACCGCAACACGATCATTTACGGTCATAATGTCAAGCACGGCACCATGTTTGCGGAGTTGGAGAATTTTAAGGAGCAGGAGTTTTTTGAAAAGCATCCATACTTGTATATCTTTACAGAGCAGCAGAATTACCGCTGTGAAATCTTCAGTATGTATTCTACTACAGCGACCAGTGATTCCTACCGTATACAGTATGCGGATGATGCGGATTTTACCGCCTATGTGGATATGGTAAAGGGCTTATCGGATTTCAAGCGCGACATTATGGTGAAGGGCAGTGATCGTATCGTATCTTTAAGCACCTGTTCCTATGAGCGAAACGGACAGCCAAGTGAGCTGCGTTATCTGCTGCATGCCAGACTTGTGAAATGGAATGGTACGTATAAAAAATAA
- the ftsW gene encoding putative lipid II flippase FtsW: MFSRKCRTLTMLILLLVVIGVIMVGSSSRVWAAAKFQDASYFMSRQAVFALIGVFVMYAASRISLIKLRKYGKKLFVLCVIALILVLIPGLGIQRNGSRSWFGIGSFLIQPSEFFKIAIIIYVADFLAKRYRIKTFKRDLLFPAFLVMLGFGLILLQPDFGSGMVMVCSIVVMVLAADSPLSYFVRVGMLGAAGLGGLIISAPYRLARITSFIDPWKDPLGAGFQIIQSLFAISPGGILGVGFDNSMQKHFYLPEPQTDFIFAIFAEEFGFIGCCLLITLFLMVIYQGVKIAKGCADPYLCYIAIGLISLFAIQVMINLGVVVGLFPVTGITLPFISYGGSSLIVMMGSMGLLMSIANES, encoded by the coding sequence ATGTTTTCCAGAAAATGCAGAACCCTCACGATGCTGATTCTGCTGCTGGTAGTCATCGGCGTTATCATGGTAGGAAGCTCCTCTCGTGTATGGGCGGCCGCAAAGTTTCAGGATGCGTCCTATTTTATGAGCAGACAGGCGGTATTTGCACTGATTGGTGTATTTGTCATGTATGCGGCAAGCCGCATTTCACTGATCAAGCTGCGTAAATATGGAAAGAAGCTGTTTGTTCTGTGTGTGATTGCACTGATTCTGGTGCTGATTCCAGGGCTTGGCATACAGCGAAACGGAAGCCGCAGCTGGTTTGGTATCGGCTCCTTTCTGATACAGCCATCTGAGTTTTTCAAAATTGCCATCATTATTTATGTTGCGGATTTTCTGGCAAAACGATACCGTATCAAGACCTTTAAGCGGGATTTGCTGTTTCCGGCCTTTCTGGTAATGCTGGGCTTCGGTCTGATTCTGCTGCAGCCCGATTTCGGAAGCGGCATGGTCATGGTCTGTTCCATCGTTGTCATGGTACTGGCTGCCGATTCTCCGCTTTCCTATTTTGTAAGAGTGGGGATGCTGGGTGCTGCCGGACTGGGCGGCTTGATTATATCCGCTCCCTACCGTCTGGCCCGTATCACCTCCTTCATCGATCCATGGAAGGATCCCCTTGGTGCTGGCTTTCAGATTATTCAGTCGCTGTTTGCCATTTCCCCGGGAGGAATTCTGGGTGTCGGCTTTGATAACAGCATGCAGAAGCATTTCTATCTGCCGGAGCCGCAGACGGATTTCATCTTTGCAATCTTTGCGGAGGAATTTGGCTTTATCGGCTGCTGCTTGCTGATTACTCTGTTTCTGATGGTCATCTATCAGGGAGTGAAAATTGCGAAGGGCTGTGCGGATCCATATCTGTGCTATATTGCTATCGGTTTGATTTCACTGTTCGCTATTCAGGTGATGATCAATCTGGGAGTCGTTGTCGGCTTATTTCCGGTTACCGGGATCACACTGCCCTTTATTTCCTATGGGGGAAGCTCTTTGATTGTAATGATGGGCAGTATGGGGCTGTTGATGAGTATTGCAAATGAAAGCTGA
- the murG gene encoding undecaprenyldiphospho-muramoylpentapeptide beta-N-acetylglucosaminyltransferase, with translation MRMLIATGGTGGHIYPALALADAAKKRYGDIEILFVGNDDRMEASEVPSHGYAFQGLHASGLTGNVFNKCKALLLMMSCYRKACRIIDEFKPDIAIGFGGYVSAPVMLAAHHKHVATMIHEQNSIVGVSNKMVAKYMDAIVICYEKCFEEFGREKTRLLGNPRASNAVHAVFDRDYFLSLGLTLNKPLILVVMGSLGSTSVNAIMKDALPAVRDTYQILFVTGKNNYEKMRKQIHAPHVKVVDYVKQLDIMAQVDLIVCRAGATTAAEITALGTPSILVPSPYVAHNHQFYNASVLVDNKAAVMIEEKDLNAEVLSSQIDRIMSDDVLRASMHSAALALGKPHASEDILNWCDEMKR, from the coding sequence ATGAGAATGCTGATTGCCACTGGAGGAACCGGAGGTCATATCTATCCTGCCCTCGCGCTTGCGGATGCCGCAAAAAAACGCTATGGGGATATTGAAATATTGTTTGTAGGAAACGATGATCGAATGGAGGCCAGTGAAGTGCCATCCCATGGTTACGCCTTTCAGGGTCTGCATGCCAGCGGACTGACAGGAAATGTCTTCAACAAGTGCAAGGCACTGCTGCTGATGATGAGCTGTTACCGGAAAGCCTGCAGAATCATTGATGAATTTAAACCGGATATCGCGATTGGTTTTGGAGGCTATGTGAGTGCGCCCGTTATGCTGGCAGCACACCACAAGCATGTAGCTACCATGATCCATGAACAAAACTCCATTGTCGGAGTTTCTAATAAAATGGTCGCAAAATATATGGATGCGATCGTGATTTGTTATGAAAAATGCTTTGAGGAATTCGGCAGAGAAAAAACCAGGCTGCTTGGAAATCCCCGCGCAAGCAATGCAGTCCATGCCGTATTTGACAGGGACTACTTTTTATCGCTTGGTCTGACACTGAACAAGCCGCTGATCCTGGTTGTTATGGGATCGCTTGGCTCCACATCGGTCAATGCCATCATGAAGGATGCATTGCCGGCTGTGCGTGATACGTATCAGATTCTGTTTGTAACTGGAAAAAACAATTACGAGAAAATGCGAAAACAGATCCATGCTCCGCATGTGAAGGTCGTCGATTATGTAAAGCAGTTGGATATTATGGCACAGGTTGATCTGATTGTCTGTCGTGCCGGTGCAACGACAGCAGCGGAAATCACTGCACTTGGAACGCCGAGTATATTAGTCCCGAGTCCATACGTTGCCCATAACCATCAGTTTTACAATGCCAGTGTACTCGTTGATAACAAGGCGGCTGTCATGATTGAGGAAAAGGATTTGAATGCAGAGGTGCTGTCATCGCAGATCGACAGAATTATGTCGGATGATGTGCTGCGTGCCTCCATGCACAGTGCAGCGCTGGCGCTTGGAAAACCGCATGCAAGTGAGGATATACTGAACTGGTGTGATGAAATGAAAAGGTGA